From Canis lupus baileyi chromosome 16, mCanLup2.hap1, whole genome shotgun sequence, a single genomic window includes:
- the HOXB6 gene encoding homeobox protein Hox-B6 — MSSYFVNSTFPVTLASGQESFLGQLPLYSSGYADPLRHYPAPYGPGPGQDKGFAASSYYPPAGGGYGRAAPCDYGPAPAFYREKESACALSGAEEPPRFHPEPRKSDCAQDKSVFGEAEEQKCSTPVYPWMQRMNSCNSSSFGPSGRRGRQTYTRYQTLELEKEFHYNRYLTRRRRIEIAHALCLTERQIKIWFQNRRMKWKKESKLLSASQLSAEEEEEKPAE, encoded by the exons ATGAGTTCCTATTTTGTGAACTCCACCTTCCCCGTCACTCTGGCCAGCGGGCAGGAGTCCTTCCTGGGCCAGCTACCGCTCTACTCGTCGGGCTATGCGGACCCGCTGAGGCACTACCCCGCGCCCTACGGGCCCGGGCCCGGTCAGGACAAGGGCTTTGCCGCTTCCTCCTATTACCCGCCCGCGGGCGGCGGCTACGGCCGAGCGGCGCCCTGCGACTACGGGCCGGCGCCGGCCTTCTACCGCGAGAAGGAGTCGGCCTGCGCGCTCTCGGGCGCGGAAGAGCCGCCCCGGTTCCACCCCGAGCCGCGGAAGTCCGACTGTGCGCAGGACAAGAGCGTGTTCGGCGAGGCCGAAGAGCAGAAGTGCTCCACTCCGGTCTACCCGTGGATGCAGCGGATGAATTCGTGCAACA GTTCCTCCTTTGGGCCCagcggccgccgcggccgccagACCTACACGCGCTACCAGACCCTGGAGTTGGAGAAGGAGTTTCACTACAATCGCTACCTGACGCGGCGGCGGCGCATCGAGATTGCGCACGCCCTGTGCTTGACCGAGCGGCAGATCAAGATCTGGTTCCAGAACCGGCGCATGAAgtggaaaaaggaaagcaaactgCTCAGCGCGTCTCAGCTCAGtgcggaggaggaggaagaaaagccaGCCGAGTGA